A window from Leptothermofonsia sichuanensis E412 encodes these proteins:
- a CDS encoding methyltransferase domain-containing protein, whose product MAFRQLLRLLIASAGVASLEFAPVPPPNLQAMAQQPTDTPVQPKPTLKPQERPADVPYVPTPQSVVDEMLKIANVGQDDVVYDLGSGDGRIVITAARTYGARGVGIDINPSLVQAATENAREAGVSNLVEFRQQDLFKTDLSQATVVTLYLLPQINLQLRPKLLQELKPGTRIVSHAFSMGDWHPEKVVKVNGRTIYYWTVPKQVPQNLLRPGPNELLDGY is encoded by the coding sequence ATGGCTTTTCGACAATTGTTGCGGTTGCTCATCGCGAGTGCGGGGGTCGCCAGCCTGGAGTTTGCTCCTGTGCCGCCACCAAACTTACAGGCAATGGCGCAGCAACCGACAGATACCCCAGTCCAACCCAAACCTACGCTGAAACCCCAGGAAAGACCGGCTGACGTACCCTATGTGCCAACCCCCCAGTCGGTGGTTGATGAAATGTTAAAAATTGCAAATGTGGGTCAGGATGATGTGGTTTATGACCTGGGCAGCGGCGATGGGCGGATTGTGATTACGGCTGCCAGAACCTATGGTGCGCGTGGGGTAGGAATTGATATCAATCCCAGTCTTGTTCAGGCGGCAACGGAAAATGCTCGTGAGGCTGGTGTCAGCAACCTTGTTGAATTCAGACAGCAAGACCTGTTTAAGACTGACCTCAGTCAGGCGACCGTTGTCACACTTTACCTGTTACCCCAAATCAATCTGCAACTGCGCCCCAAATTGCTCCAGGAGTTGAAACCGGGTACTCGAATTGTGTCCCATGCTTTTAGCATGGGAGACTGGCATCCCGAGAAGGTTGTAAAAGTCAATGGCAGAACGATTTACTATTGGACCGTGCCAAAACAGGTACCTCAAAATCTGCTAAGACCGGGTCCTAATGAACTACTGGATGGGTATTAG
- the pyk gene encoding pyruvate kinase has translation MELQNFQRRTKIVATIGPATSSPEVLRALIEAGATTFRLNFSHGTHEDHQRSIRLIRQTSFELNQPVGILQDLQGPKIRLGRFESGSIILNKGDRFILTSKLVTGTQEISSITYEHLADEVPEGAVIMLDDGKVEMLVEKVDRAERELHCRTIVGGALSNNKGVNFPGVYLSVKALTDKDKKDLMFGLDQGVDWVALSFVRNPQDVLEIKELISSAGKNVPVIVKIEKHEAIEEMEAILSISDGVMVARGDLGVELPAEDVPILQKRLIATANRMGIPVITATQMLDSMVHSPRPTRAEISDVANAILDGTDAVMLSNETAVGKYPVEAVATMATIAVRIEKEKTNREIEDSGRSIPNAISCAVRQIAEQLDAAAIMTLTKTGATARNVSKFRPKKPILAVTPHVDVARQLQLVWGVKPLLVLDLPSTGQTFQAALNVAQEKCLLKEGDLVVLTAGTLQGVSGSTDLVKVEVVTAVRGKGVGIGQGSVSGRARVVRSIVETSHFNPGEILVVRDTKAEFVDAIKKAAGIITEDSSLRSHSAVISQQLRVPAIIGVKNATSVIRDGEIVTLDVQRGVVYSGVAASSTQVDAALPV, from the coding sequence ATGGAATTACAGAACTTTCAGCGTCGAACGAAAATTGTGGCTACGATTGGTCCTGCTACCAGTAGCCCGGAGGTACTGCGGGCATTAATTGAGGCTGGTGCAACCACATTTCGCCTTAATTTTTCCCACGGAACCCACGAAGACCACCAGCGCAGCATTCGCCTGATCCGGCAGACCTCGTTTGAACTGAACCAGCCAGTTGGAATTTTGCAAGACCTCCAGGGACCTAAAATTCGCCTGGGGCGATTCGAGAGCGGTTCGATTATTTTGAACAAGGGCGATCGCTTCATCCTCACCAGCAAGCTGGTTACAGGCACTCAGGAAATCAGTTCCATTACCTATGAGCATCTGGCAGACGAAGTTCCTGAAGGGGCTGTCATTATGCTGGATGATGGCAAGGTAGAGATGCTGGTGGAAAAGGTAGACCGGGCAGAGCGGGAACTACACTGTCGCACAATTGTCGGAGGTGCCCTTTCTAACAACAAGGGGGTTAACTTTCCAGGGGTTTATCTTTCGGTCAAAGCCCTGACCGATAAGGACAAAAAAGACCTGATGTTTGGTCTGGATCAGGGCGTGGACTGGGTTGCCCTCAGCTTTGTGCGCAATCCCCAGGATGTATTGGAAATTAAGGAATTGATTTCCAGTGCGGGCAAGAATGTGCCAGTTATTGTCAAGATTGAGAAGCACGAGGCGATCGAGGAAATGGAAGCCATTCTCTCGATCAGTGATGGGGTAATGGTGGCACGGGGTGACCTGGGCGTGGAACTTCCAGCAGAGGATGTTCCCATTTTGCAAAAACGACTGATTGCAACAGCAAACCGGATGGGCATCCCCGTGATCACCGCCACTCAGATGCTGGACAGCATGGTGCATAGCCCCCGCCCCACCCGCGCCGAGATTTCTGATGTTGCCAATGCTATTCTGGATGGTACAGATGCGGTCATGCTGTCCAATGAAACAGCCGTGGGTAAGTATCCGGTTGAAGCGGTTGCCACCATGGCAACTATCGCTGTCAGGATTGAAAAGGAGAAGACAAACCGGGAGATTGAAGATAGTGGCCGCTCCATACCCAACGCCATCAGTTGCGCGGTGCGCCAGATTGCAGAGCAGCTAGACGCGGCTGCCATCATGACCTTGACGAAAACTGGGGCAACCGCCCGTAATGTCTCCAAATTTCGTCCTAAAAAGCCAATTCTTGCTGTGACGCCCCATGTCGATGTGGCACGGCAACTCCAGCTTGTCTGGGGGGTCAAACCATTGCTGGTGCTGGATTTACCCTCTACAGGACAGACCTTCCAGGCGGCTCTTAACGTGGCCCAGGAAAAATGCCTGCTAAAAGAAGGAGATCTGGTGGTGTTAACCGCCGGTACCTTGCAGGGGGTTTCTGGTTCAACCGATCTGGTTAAAGTTGAAGTGGTTACGGCTGTGCGTGGTAAGGGAGTGGGGATTGGGCAGGGTTCGGTCAGCGGTCGCGCCCGGGTGGTTCGCAGTATTGTTGAAACCAGCCACTTTAACCCTGGGGAAATCCTGGTGGTGCGTGACACAAAAGCCGAATTTGTAGATGCCATCAAAAAGGCAGCCGGAATTATTACTGAGGACAGCAGCCTTAGAAGCCATTCGGCGGTAATTAGTCAGCAGTTGAGAGTGCCTGCCATTATTGGGGTGAAAAATGCCACCTCGGTCATCCGGGATGGGGAAATTGTCACTCTGGACGTGCAACGGGGGGTTGTTTATTCAGGAGTGGCAGCATCTTCTACCCAGGTGGATGCGGCATTGCCCGTGTAA